In Lachancea thermotolerans CBS 6340 chromosome H complete sequence, a single genomic region encodes these proteins:
- a CDS encoding FAD-dependent oxidoreductase (conserved hypothetical protein) produces the protein MSKVVILGAGVSGLTSALCLLQTYPGQIKDLSILSSEWPGDYHAHDFTSPWAGANWASFAQQHETDQITRDKDAYIKFGQLSKTEPESGVKSFPLKMFLLKSHPDPWYVEQNFVEELKVVSDEELRYRNMDPALYKGFEFKNFTVTPNVYNNYLISKIVKLGGKVKRVPRLDTITDIVKVVGHVPDLVVNATGVNAGKLLRKVDPSEVNKVVPIKGQILQIYEDLPYQVMVETLPKELKGKPNQFLNIFPRAEGGCIVGGIFNKGDWSSTVEEDLSKSILAVCRNHVPELKSTTVYNSYVALRPGREGGVRIELSEYPIDGTSRTLRVVHNYGIGGAGYQSSYGSAAELCSKVAKVIASAKTSKL, from the coding sequence ATGTCTAAAGTTGTAATTCTGGGCGCCGGTGTATCGGGTTTAACCTCTGCTCTTTGCTTGTTGCAAACCTATCCTGGACAGATCAAGGATCTTTCTATTCTTTCTTCCGAATGGCCCGGGGACTATCATGCTCACGACTTCACCTCGCCATGGGCTGGAGCCAATTGGGCAAGCTTTGCCCAACAACATGAAACTGACCAAATCACTAGAGATAAGGATGCGTATATCAAATTTGGCCAGCTTTCGAAGACTGAGCCAGAGTCTGGAGTTAAGTCTTTCCCACTGAAGATGtttcttttgaagtccCACCCTGACCCTTGGTATGTCGAACAGAACTTTGTAGAGGAACTTAAGGTGGTTTCCGATGAGGAGCTTCGCTATAGAAACATGGACCCGGCGCTGTACAAAGGGtttgagttcaaaaacttcaccGTGACACCTAATGTTTACAACAACTACCTCATTTCGAAGATTGTGAAATTGGGCGgaaaagtcaaaagagTTCCAAGGCTCGATACTATTACAGACATTGTAAAAGTTGTGGGTCACGTTCCAGATTTGGTTGTTAATGCTACAGGTGTTAACGCAGGCAAGCTGCTGCGCAAAGTTGACCCCAGTGAGGTGAACAAGGTTGTCCCCATCAAAGGGCAAATTTTACAAATATATGAAGATTTGCCCTATCAGGTTATGGTAGAAACTCTACCTAAGGAGCTCAAGGGAAAACCTAACCAGTTCCTGAACATTTTCCCCCGGGCAGAAGGTGGGTGCATTGTCGGCGgtattttcaacaaaggTGATTGGTCCTCGACCGTGGAGGAAGATTTAAGTAAGAGTATTCTTGCGGTTTGCAGGAACCACGTCCCTGAGTTAAAGTCTACAACAGTCTACAATTCATATGTTGCTTTGAGGCCTGGCCGTGAAGGAGGCGTCAGaattgagctttctgaatACCCTATTGACggaacttcaagaaccttGAGGGTGGTTCATAACTACGGCATTGGTGGCGCTGGATATCAGTCATCGTACGGCAGCGCCGCGGAGCTGTGCTCAAAGGTCGCTAAGGTGATTGCAAGCGCCAAAACTTCGAAGCTATAA
- the CDC14 gene encoding phosphoprotein phosphatase CDC14 (similar to uniprot|Q00684 Saccharomyces cerevisiae YFR028C CDC14 Protein phosphatase required for mitotic exit located in the nucleolus until liberated by the FEAR and Mitotic Exit Network in anaphase enabling it to act on key substrates to effect a decrease in CDK/B- cyclin activity and mitotic exit), giving the protein MRKRVLLDNTIEFLRGRVYLGAYDDTPQDTDDIVFFTVEDILFYNRFHLDFGPLHIGHLYRFAVIFHEILNDPDNSGKAVVFYSSTSTRQRANSACMLCCYMLLVQGWTPHQVLQPLAQVDPPFMPFRDAGYSNADFEITIQDVVYGVWRAKERGLVNLNTFDLETYERYERVKNGDFNVLTPDFIALASPEEDAHHRTTASKSHLNGPFRSVLKFFSENNVQLVVRLNSHLYNKKHFEDLGMKHVDLIFEDGSCPDMSIVHGFVGAAETIINEGGKIAVHCKAGLGRTGCLIGAHLIYTHGFTANECIGFLRFIRPGMVVGPQQHWLYLNQNTFREWKYTMRLSLEPSEVIGDLFPLVTLEEYRRQKRSKRSLKKLVEQNNSDYTVDDHTITPPGSAHKKAFQSITGVPQNSPGQPRKGHNGSNRIENISGSKEKPADNNSDDESMQIDSSQGSATKRNGQPSNEDSAVLRQLLPKNKRAVSSGTGRRSASGAGIRKVSGTVKR; this is encoded by the coding sequence ATGCGAAAGAGAGTGCTTTTAGACAACACGATCGAATTCCTGCGTGGCAGAGTATATCTGGGTGCATATGACGATACGCCTCAAGATACTGATGATATAGTGTTTTTCACTGTTGAAGATATTCTGTTTTATAATAGATTCCACCTGGATTTTGGTCCCCTTCACATTGGCCACTTGTACCGGTTCGCAGTCATATTCCATGAAATATTAAACGATCCAGACAACTCGGGAAAAGCTGTTGTGTTTTATTCTTCAACGTCCACGAGGCAAAGGGCCAACTCTGCATGCATGCTTTGCTGCTATATGCTTCTAGTGCAGGGTTGGACCCCGCACCAAGTGTTACAGCCTCTTGCTCAAGTGGACCCACCCTTCATGCCTTTCAGAGATGCCGGCTACTCTAACGCCGACTTTGAGATAACTATTCAAGATGTGGTTTATGGTGTTTGGAGAGCAAAAGAAAGGGGTCTGGTCAACTTGAATACGTTCGATTTGGAAACGTATGAACGATACGAAAGGGTGAAAAATGGTGACTTCAACGTTTTAACGCCTGATTTTATCGCCTTAGCttctccagaagaagatgctCATCATAGGACAACAGCATCAAAATCGCATTTGAATGGACCTTTCCGCTCtgtgttgaagttcttttcaGAAAATAACGTCCAATTGGTTGTCAGATTAAATTCACATCtatacaacaaaaaacattttgaagacctTGGCATGAAGCATGTGGATCTCATATTCGAGGACGGATCTTGTCCGGATATGTCGATAGTGCATGGTTTTGTTGGTGCAGCAGAAACAATTATCAACGAAGGGGGGAAGATTGCTGTACATTGTAAAGCAGGGCTTGGTAGGACTGGTTGTCTCATAGGAGCTCACCTGATTTATACTCATGGCTTTACCGCGAACGAGTGCATAGGGTTCCTGAGGTTCATTAGACCTGGTATGGTTGTTGGTCCGCAACAACATTGGCTTTATTTAAATCAAAACACTTTTCGGGAGTGGAAGTACACCATGAGACTGAGCTTGGAACCAAGCGAGGTGATCGGAGATCTCTTTCCTCTCGTAACGCTGGAAGAATACAGACGCCAAAAAAGGAGCAAGAGGTCGCTAAAGAAACTTGTTGAGCAAAATAATAGTGATTACACGGTAGATGATCACACAATAACGCCACCGGGCTCCGCCCACAAGAAAGCCTTTCAATCTATCACTGGGGTACCGCAAAATTCTCCGGGCCAGCCCAGAAAAGGACACAATGGAAGCAACAGAATAGAAAATATAAGTGGATCCAAAGAGAAGCCGGCAGACAATAACAGCGATGACGAATCGATGCAAATTGATAGCAGTCAAGGAAGTGCGACTAAGCGTAATGGCCAACCTTCAAACGAAGATAGCGCAGTTTTGAGACAGCTCCTACCAAAAAACAAACGTGCTGTTTCTAGTGGGACAGGGAGAAGATCTGCAAGCGGAGCAGGCATTAGAAAGGTATCAGGCACTGTCAAGAGATGA
- the ECO1 gene encoding Eco1p (similar to uniprot|P43605 Saccharomyces cerevisiae YFR027W ECO1 Acetyltransferase required for the establishment of sister chromatid cohesion during DNA replication but not for its maintenance during G2 and M phases also required for postreplicative double-strand break repair interacts with Chl1p), with the protein MARPAKNAQSNSGKKLTQSVLRLDGSNSAPRKCHACGMSFSPCIPSDNNLHEKYHTLHLNGRKWSLKWGDIVERYHLSRESNEVPLTDPRLAKKRGMWLRSSLSPTLNHDYIVHISASRKNEVMATLDIMKIVNDELRAPQNENHFWSHLYERDGINEYEGQNTPTGAAFVYVSNKRAVGVITLEYLNPRDERGRWMIYDTAGIVSNVKPSFKLGISRIWVCKEQRGRGIGTRLLEAARKHAVPGTELEKLDIAWSQPSESGGKLAKSYNSVVHQKSGKVLIPCYV; encoded by the coding sequence ATGGCCCGGCCCGCCAAAAACGCCCAAAGTAATTCTGGCAAAAAGCTGACACAATCGGTCCTCAGATTAGATGGAAGCAATTCCGCGCCTCGCAAGTGCCATGCATGTGGCATGTCGTTTTCGCCCTGTATTCCAAGCGATAACAATTTGCATGAGAAGTATCACACCCTGCATCTGAATGGACGAAAGTGGTCATTGAAGTGGGGCGACATTGTCGAAAGGTACCACTTAAGCAGGGAGAGTAATGAAGTACCTCTCACGGACCCACGGCTGGCCAAAAAACGTGGTATGTGGCTTCGCTCCAGCCTTAGCCCAACTTTGAACCATGATTATATTGTGCATATCTCTGCATCTAGGAAGAATGAGGTTATGGCCACTTTGGACATTATGAAGATAGTAAACGACGAGCTTAGGGCTCCACAGAATGAAAATCACTTCTGGAGTCATCTTTATGAGCGGGATGGTATTAATGAATATGAAGGGCAAAATACGCCCACTGGGGCAGCGTTTGTGTATGTGAGCAACAAAAGGGCAGTCGGGGTTATAACTTTGGAATATTTGAATCCACGAGACGAGCGCGGAAGATGGATGATATACGATACCGCAGGCATTGTATCAAATGTGAAGCCTTCTTTTAAACTTGGAATTTCCCGGATTTGGGTCTGTAAGGAACAAAGAGGACGCGGCATTGGTACGAGACTTCTGgaagctgcaagaaaaCACGCAGTTCCAGGTACCGAACTCGAAAAACTGGATATAGCTTGGAGCCAACCAAGCGAGAGCGGAGGAAAATTAGCAAAAAGCTATAACAGTGTGGTACATCAAAAGAGTGGTAAAGTTCTGATACCCTGCTACGTATGA